From the genome of Pirellulales bacterium:
GGAATCTCACGAACGTCTCACCCAGCTCATCACCGGCGGCGTGGATGTCATCCGCCTGAACATGGCACACGGCTCGTGCGACTGGGTGCTGTCGCTGGTCAAACGTGTGCGCGAAGTATCTAAGGAAGTTTTGCGGCACGTGGCCGTGATGATGGATGTGAAAGGTCCGGAAATCCGCACCGGCGCCCTGGCGGAGCCCATCGACCTCCAATACGGCGACAGTTTTGAATTTTACACCCACCAGCCGTCCAACGGTTCGCGCGGCGTCGACGTCAATTATCCGGGCTTGCCGACTGACGTACACGTGGGCGCAACCATGCTGGTCGACAGCGGGCTGATTCGCCTGGAAGTGCTCGATAAAGACGAAACGCATGTGCGTTGCAAAGTGCTCACACCCGGCAGATTGGGATCGCGGCGGCACATCAATTTGCCAGGCGTCGAAGTGAATTTGCCCTCGCTCACGGAGAAAGACGAGCGCGATATTCGCGCCGGCGTGGAAGCGGGAATCGACTTTGTGGCACTCTCTTTCGCACGCCGCAGCGAAGACGTGATGGTTCTGCGGGCACTGCTGGATCACTTGGGCTCCAAAGCCCGAATTATCGCCAAAATTGAAGATCAGGGCGGCCTGCGAAACTTGGAAGGAATTATCAAAGCTGCCGATGCCATCATGGTGGCGCGGGGCGATTTGGGAATTGAAATCGATTACCAAACTCTGCCCCTGGTGCAAACACGAATCGTCGAAGCCTGTTTGACCGAAGGCAAACCCGTCATCATCGCCACGCATTTGTTGGAATCGATGATTTCCGCGCCCATGCCCACGCGGGCGGAAATTTCCGACATTTCCACCGCCGTCCGCGAACGGGCCGATGCCGTTATGCTTTCGGGCGAAACCACCACGGGCAAATACCCGTTGGAATGCATCGAAGTGATGAAGAACATCGTAAAGACCATCGAGCCCACCGAAAAGCGCGGCATTAACGAGGTGATCAAGCTCACCGAGCCGAAGGCCAAAATGCTACGCTCGGCGGCCGTTTTGGCTCAGCAAATGGGCAATTCCGGCATTGTCGTTTTTACGCGCAGCGGATTTCTGGCTTACACCCTGGCGGCGCTGCGCGCGGTGGGAGTGCCCATTTATGCCTTTACCGACGACGAAGCCTTGTTCCGCCAACTGTTGCTCCCCTGGGGGGTAGAGCCGTTTCTCATGCCGTTCAATGTCGATCCGGAGCAAACCATTCTCGACGCCCTGGCGTACCTCAAACGGCGCGGATGGTGTGGCGAAGGAACTTGGCTGGTCGTCATCACCAATGCCCTGGCCCATGAGAAAGTAATCGACACCATTCAATTGCGGAAAGTTGAATAAAGCTTTCTGACCGTGGCGGAAACCCATTCACGGGCGCAAACTCATGTTGCTGCCGATGACGGGCCAATTCAATTCGCACCTGGCGTGACATCGACCGAAACGGTCATATAATGAGCGCCGCCGCCTAAAAAGACTCCTCGAATTGGCGACACATCTGCATAATCGCGGCCCCAAGCCAACGTAATGTAATCGGCATCGGCTAATTGACGATTCGTCGGGTCAAAGTCGACCCAACCCCAGTCCGGAAAGTATACCGAAACCCAGGCATGCGTGGCGTCGGCCCCCACCAGCTTGGGCTTGCCCGGTGGGGGCTTTGTCACCAAATATCCGCTGACATATCGGGCCGACAATCCCAGCGACCGCAAGCAGGCAATTTGCAAGTGTGCAAAATCCTGACACACGCCGCGCCGCCGCTGCAGAATTTCCGCGGGGGGCGTGCTAATGCTCGTGGCCGCCGGATC
Proteins encoded in this window:
- the pyk gene encoding pyruvate kinase translates to MPTYRHTKIIATVGPSTESHERLTQLITGGVDVIRLNMAHGSCDWVLSLVKRVREVSKEVLRHVAVMMDVKGPEIRTGALAEPIDLQYGDSFEFYTHQPSNGSRGVDVNYPGLPTDVHVGATMLVDSGLIRLEVLDKDETHVRCKVLTPGRLGSRRHINLPGVEVNLPSLTEKDERDIRAGVEAGIDFVALSFARRSEDVMVLRALLDHLGSKARIIAKIEDQGGLRNLEGIIKAADAIMVARGDLGIEIDYQTLPLVQTRIVEACLTEGKPVIIATHLLESMISAPMPTRAEISDISTAVRERADAVMLSGETTTGKYPLECIEVMKNIVKTIEPTEKRGINEVIKLTEPKAKMLRSAAVLAQQMGNSGIVVFTRSGFLAYTLAALRAVGVPIYAFTDDEALFRQLLLPWGVEPFLMPFNVDPEQTILDALAYLKRRGWCGEGTWLVVITNALAHEKVIDTIQLRKVE